One genomic segment of Diceros bicornis minor isolate mBicDic1 chromosome 13, mDicBic1.mat.cur, whole genome shotgun sequence includes these proteins:
- the PGD gene encoding 6-phosphogluconate dehydrogenase, decarboxylating isoform X2 yields the protein MGQNLILNMNDHGFVVCAFNRTVSKVDDFLANEAKGTKVVGAHSLEEMVSKLKKPRRVILLVKAGQAVDDFIEKLVPLLATGDIIIDGGNSEYRDTTRRCRDLKAKGILFVGSGVSGGEEGARYGPSLMPGGNKEAWPHIKTIFQGIAAKVGTGEPCCDWVGSEGAGHFVKMVHNGIEYGDMQLICEAYHLMKDVLGMEHNEMAKAFEEWNKTELDSFLIEITANILKFQDTDGKYLLPKIRDSAGQKGTGKWTAISALEYGVPVTLIGEAVFARCLSSLKDERIQASKKLKGPQKIQFEGDKKSFLEDIRKALYASKIISYAQGFMLLRQAAAEFGWTLNYGGIALMWRGGCIIRSVFLGKIKDAFDRNPELQNLLLDDFFKSAVENCQDSWRRAVSTGVQMGIPMPCFTTALSFYDGYRHVMLPANLIQAQRDYFGAHTYELLAKPGQFVHTNWTGHGGSVSSSSYNA from the exons ATGGGTCAGAACTTAATTTTGAACATGAATGACCACGGCTTTGTG GTCTGTGCTTTTAATAGGACAGTCTCCAAAGTTGATGATTTCTTGGCCAATGAGGCAAAGGGAACCAAGGTGGTTGGTGCGCACTCCTTGGAGGAGATGGTCTCCAAGCTGAAGAAGCCTCGGCGGGTCATACTGCTTGTGAAGGCTGGCCAAGCTGTTGATGATTTCATTGAAAAATTG GTACCATTGTTGGCCACTGGTGACATCATCATTGATGGAGGAAATTCTGAATACAGGGATACCACA AGACGATGTCGAGACCTCAAGGCTAAAGGAATCTTGTTTGTGGGGAGCGGAGTTAGTGGTGGAGAGGAGGGGGCCCGGTACGGCCCATCACTTATGCCAGGAGGGAACAAAGAAGCTTG GCCTCACATCAAGACAATCTTCCAAGGCATCGCTGCAAAAGTAGGAACAGGAGAACCCTGCTGTGACTGG GTGGGAAGCGAGGGAGCAGGACACTTTGTGAAGATGGTGCACAATGGCATCGAGTACGGTGATATGCAGCTGATCTGTGAAGCTTACCACTTGATGAAAGATGTGCTGGGCATGGAGCATAATGAGATGGCAAAG GCATTTGAGGAATGGAATAAGACAGAGCTAGACTCATTCCTCATTGAAATCACAGCCAATATTCTCAAGTTTCAAGATACCGATGGCAAATACCTGCTGCCAAAGATCAGGGACAGTGCGGGGCAGAAGGGCACTGGGAAGTGGACTGCCATCTCAGCCCTGGAGTACGGTGTTCCTGTCACCCTCATTG GAGAAGCTGTCTTTGCTCGATGCTTATCATctctgaaggatgagaggattCAAGCTAGCAAGAAGCTGAAGGGTCCTCAGAAGATCCAGTTTGAAGGTGATAAGAAATCATTCCTGGAGGACATTCGAAAG GCCCTCTATGCTTCCAAGATCATCTCTTATGCTCAAGGCTTTATGCTGCTAAGACAGGCAGCCGCTGAGTTTGGCTGGACCCTCAACTATGGCGGCATTGCCCTGATGTGGAGGGGGGGCTGCATCATCAGAAG TGTATTCCTAGGAAAGATAAAAGATGCATTTGATCGAAACCCAGAACTTCAGAATCTACTACTAGATGACTTCTTTAAGTCAGCTGTGGAAAACTGCCAG GACTCCTGGCGGCGGGCAGTCAGTACTGGTGTCCAGATGGGCATTCCCATGCCCTGCTTCACCACTGCTCTTTCCTTCTATGATGGATACAGACATGTGATGCTACCAGCCAACCTAATCCAG GCTCAGCGGGATTACTTTGGGGCTCACACCTATGAACTCTTAGCCAAACCGGGACAGTTTGTCCACACTAATTGGACAGGCCATGGTGGCAGCGTGTCGTCCTCTTCGTACAACGCCTAA
- the PGD gene encoding 6-phosphogluconate dehydrogenase, decarboxylating isoform X1, with the protein MAQADIALIGLAVMGQNLILNMNDHGFVVCAFNRTVSKVDDFLANEAKGTKVVGAHSLEEMVSKLKKPRRVILLVKAGQAVDDFIEKLVPLLATGDIIIDGGNSEYRDTTRRCRDLKAKGILFVGSGVSGGEEGARYGPSLMPGGNKEAWPHIKTIFQGIAAKVGTGEPCCDWVGSEGAGHFVKMVHNGIEYGDMQLICEAYHLMKDVLGMEHNEMAKAFEEWNKTELDSFLIEITANILKFQDTDGKYLLPKIRDSAGQKGTGKWTAISALEYGVPVTLIGEAVFARCLSSLKDERIQASKKLKGPQKIQFEGDKKSFLEDIRKALYASKIISYAQGFMLLRQAAAEFGWTLNYGGIALMWRGGCIIRSVFLGKIKDAFDRNPELQNLLLDDFFKSAVENCQDSWRRAVSTGVQMGIPMPCFTTALSFYDGYRHVMLPANLIQAQRDYFGAHTYELLAKPGQFVHTNWTGHGGSVSSSSYNA; encoded by the exons ATGGCCCA AGCTGATATTGCACTGATTGGATTGGCTGTCATGGGTCAGAACTTAATTTTGAACATGAATGACCACGGCTTTGTG GTCTGTGCTTTTAATAGGACAGTCTCCAAAGTTGATGATTTCTTGGCCAATGAGGCAAAGGGAACCAAGGTGGTTGGTGCGCACTCCTTGGAGGAGATGGTCTCCAAGCTGAAGAAGCCTCGGCGGGTCATACTGCTTGTGAAGGCTGGCCAAGCTGTTGATGATTTCATTGAAAAATTG GTACCATTGTTGGCCACTGGTGACATCATCATTGATGGAGGAAATTCTGAATACAGGGATACCACA AGACGATGTCGAGACCTCAAGGCTAAAGGAATCTTGTTTGTGGGGAGCGGAGTTAGTGGTGGAGAGGAGGGGGCCCGGTACGGCCCATCACTTATGCCAGGAGGGAACAAAGAAGCTTG GCCTCACATCAAGACAATCTTCCAAGGCATCGCTGCAAAAGTAGGAACAGGAGAACCCTGCTGTGACTGG GTGGGAAGCGAGGGAGCAGGACACTTTGTGAAGATGGTGCACAATGGCATCGAGTACGGTGATATGCAGCTGATCTGTGAAGCTTACCACTTGATGAAAGATGTGCTGGGCATGGAGCATAATGAGATGGCAAAG GCATTTGAGGAATGGAATAAGACAGAGCTAGACTCATTCCTCATTGAAATCACAGCCAATATTCTCAAGTTTCAAGATACCGATGGCAAATACCTGCTGCCAAAGATCAGGGACAGTGCGGGGCAGAAGGGCACTGGGAAGTGGACTGCCATCTCAGCCCTGGAGTACGGTGTTCCTGTCACCCTCATTG GAGAAGCTGTCTTTGCTCGATGCTTATCATctctgaaggatgagaggattCAAGCTAGCAAGAAGCTGAAGGGTCCTCAGAAGATCCAGTTTGAAGGTGATAAGAAATCATTCCTGGAGGACATTCGAAAG GCCCTCTATGCTTCCAAGATCATCTCTTATGCTCAAGGCTTTATGCTGCTAAGACAGGCAGCCGCTGAGTTTGGCTGGACCCTCAACTATGGCGGCATTGCCCTGATGTGGAGGGGGGGCTGCATCATCAGAAG TGTATTCCTAGGAAAGATAAAAGATGCATTTGATCGAAACCCAGAACTTCAGAATCTACTACTAGATGACTTCTTTAAGTCAGCTGTGGAAAACTGCCAG GACTCCTGGCGGCGGGCAGTCAGTACTGGTGTCCAGATGGGCATTCCCATGCCCTGCTTCACCACTGCTCTTTCCTTCTATGATGGATACAGACATGTGATGCTACCAGCCAACCTAATCCAG GCTCAGCGGGATTACTTTGGGGCTCACACCTATGAACTCTTAGCCAAACCGGGACAGTTTGTCCACACTAATTGGACAGGCCATGGTGGCAGCGTGTCGTCCTCTTCGTACAACGCCTAA